One genomic window of Micromonospora sp. WMMD1128 includes the following:
- the ilvC gene encoding ketol-acid reductoisomerase, which translates to MSVEVYYDDDADLGLIQGRKVAVIGYGSQGHAHALSLRDSGVDVVIGLPAGSKSRPKAEEQGLRVLTPAEAAAEADVIMILAPDTAQRGLYTEAIAPNLAPGKAIFFGHGFNIRYGLIKPPAEVDVAMVAPKGPGHLVRRQYVDGKGVPCLVAVEQDASGNAFGLALAYAKAIGGTRAGAIRTTFTEETETDLFGEQAVLCGGAAALVQTGFEVLTEAGYAPEVAYFECLHELKLIVDLMYEGGIARMRYSISDTAEYGDLSRGPRVVDARVKEEMRKILGEIQSGEFAREWVAEDEAGRPNFAKWRAEGAAHPIEETGQKLRAMMSWVDRPLTETA; encoded by the coding sequence ATGAGCGTTGAGGTTTACTACGACGACGACGCCGACCTGGGCCTGATCCAGGGCCGCAAGGTCGCCGTGATCGGGTACGGCAGCCAGGGCCACGCGCACGCGCTGTCGCTCCGCGACTCCGGCGTCGACGTGGTGATCGGCCTGCCCGCCGGCTCGAAGAGCCGGCCGAAGGCGGAGGAGCAGGGCCTGCGGGTGCTCACCCCGGCCGAGGCGGCGGCCGAGGCCGACGTGATCATGATTCTGGCGCCGGACACCGCCCAGCGTGGCCTCTACACCGAGGCCATCGCGCCGAACCTGGCGCCCGGCAAGGCGATCTTCTTCGGCCACGGCTTCAACATCCGGTACGGCCTGATCAAGCCGCCGGCCGAGGTGGACGTGGCGATGGTCGCCCCGAAGGGCCCGGGTCACCTGGTCCGCCGCCAGTACGTCGACGGCAAGGGCGTGCCCTGCCTGGTCGCCGTCGAGCAGGACGCCAGCGGCAACGCGTTCGGCCTGGCCCTGGCGTACGCCAAGGCGATCGGCGGCACCCGGGCCGGCGCGATCCGCACCACGTTCACCGAGGAGACCGAGACCGACCTCTTCGGCGAGCAGGCGGTGCTCTGCGGCGGCGCGGCGGCGCTCGTGCAGACCGGCTTCGAGGTGCTCACCGAGGCCGGCTACGCGCCCGAGGTGGCCTACTTCGAGTGCCTGCACGAGCTGAAGCTCATCGTCGACCTCATGTACGAGGGCGGCATCGCCCGGATGCGCTACAGCATCTCCGACACCGCCGAGTACGGCGACCTGTCCCGTGGCCCCCGCGTCGTCGACGCCCGGGTCAAGGAGGAGATGCGCAAGATCCTCGGCGAGATCCAGTCCGGCGAGTTCGCCCGCGAGTGGGTGGCCGAGGACGAGGCCGGCCGGCCCAACTTCGCCAAGTGGCGGGCCGAGGGCGCGGCGCACCCGATCGAGGAGACCGGGCAGAAGCTGCGCGCCATGATGAGCTGGGTGGACCGTCCGCTCACCGAGACCGCCTGA
- the ilvN gene encoding acetolactate synthase small subunit yields the protein MTLHTLSVLVENKPGVLARVSGLFSRRGFNIDSLAVGETEHPDVSRITIVVNAESSPLEQVTKQLNKLVNVLKIVELDPQVSVARELLLVKVRADRSARAQVLETVSLFRARVVDVAPDTLTVEATGTPDKLDALLRDLEPFGIKEMVQSGTVAIGRGSRAITAGPALRAA from the coding sequence ATGACCTTGCACACGCTCTCCGTGCTGGTGGAGAACAAGCCGGGTGTCCTGGCCCGGGTCTCCGGGTTGTTCTCCCGGCGCGGGTTCAACATCGACAGCCTCGCCGTGGGCGAGACCGAGCACCCCGACGTCTCCCGGATCACCATCGTGGTCAACGCCGAGTCCTCGCCGCTGGAGCAGGTGACCAAGCAGCTCAACAAGCTGGTCAACGTGCTCAAGATCGTGGAGCTGGACCCGCAGGTGTCGGTGGCCCGGGAGCTGCTGCTGGTCAAGGTCCGCGCGGACCGCAGCGCCCGCGCCCAGGTGCTGGAGACGGTGAGCCTGTTCCGCGCCCGGGTGGTCGACGTCGCGCCGGACACACTCACCGTCGAGGCCACCGGCACACCGGACAAGCTCGACGCGCTGCTGCGTGACCTGGAGCCGTTCGGCATCAAGGAGATGGTCCAGTCGGGCACGGTGGCCATCGGGCGTGGCTCCCGCGCCATCACCGCCGGCCCGGCGCTGCGCGCCGCCTGA
- a CDS encoding acetolactate synthase large subunit, with product MTRPTPETLAHSARRARPGAGAAGDPEHAPAPRPGAAPAGNRAVPAGADTAAAPVRQPATAQVSGAGSLVRSLEALGVDVVFGIPGGAILPAYDPLYDSTVRHILVRHEQGAGHAATGYAQATGRVGVCIATSGPGATNLVTPIADAYMDSVPMVAITGQVARPSIGTDAFQEADIQGITLPITKHNFLVQTADEVPRVLAEAFHLASTGRPGPVLVDIPKDVLQAEATFSWPPTLDLPGYRPTLHPHGKQIREAARLMAAARRPVLYVGGGVLKAGATEGLRRLAELTGIPVVTTLMALGAFPDSHRQHLGMPGMHGTVAAVYGLQKADLIVALGARFDDRVTGKLDSFAPDATVVHADIDPAEIGKNRHADVPIVGDARHVIDELIAAVVAERAAHPAVDLADWWTQLDDLRERYPLGFEEPADGTLSPQYVIKRLGEIAGPDAVYVAGVGQHQMWASQFISYEKPNTWLNSGGLGTMGYAVPAAMGAKVGRPDTTVWAVDGDGCFQMTNQELATCALEGIPIKVAVINNGNLGMVRQWQTLFYGERYSNTELGTHKHRIPDFVKLAEALGCVGLRCENAADVDKTIEAAMAINDAPVVIDFVVGKDAMVWPMVAAGTSNDEIMFARGVRPAFDEDDI from the coding sequence ATGACGAGACCCACGCCAGAGACCCTCGCCCACTCCGCCCGACGAGCCCGCCCGGGCGCCGGCGCGGCCGGCGACCCCGAACACGCTCCCGCCCCCCGCCCGGGCGCCGCCCCGGCCGGAAACCGGGCCGTCCCGGCCGGCGCGGACACCGCCGCCGCGCCCGTCCGGCAGCCCGCCACCGCGCAGGTCTCCGGCGCCGGCTCGCTCGTGCGGTCGCTGGAGGCGCTCGGCGTCGACGTGGTCTTCGGCATCCCCGGTGGCGCGATCCTGCCGGCGTACGACCCGCTCTACGACTCCACGGTGCGGCACATCCTGGTCCGCCACGAGCAGGGCGCGGGGCACGCGGCCACCGGCTACGCGCAGGCCACCGGCCGGGTCGGCGTGTGCATCGCCACCTCCGGCCCGGGCGCGACGAACCTGGTCACCCCGATCGCCGACGCCTACATGGACTCGGTGCCGATGGTGGCGATCACCGGTCAGGTGGCCCGGCCGTCGATCGGCACGGACGCCTTCCAGGAGGCCGACATCCAGGGCATCACGCTGCCGATCACCAAGCACAACTTCCTGGTGCAGACCGCCGACGAGGTCCCCCGGGTGCTGGCCGAGGCGTTCCACCTGGCCTCGACCGGCCGGCCCGGCCCGGTGCTCGTCGACATCCCCAAGGACGTCCTCCAGGCGGAGGCCACCTTCTCCTGGCCGCCCACGCTCGACCTGCCCGGTTACCGGCCCACCCTGCACCCGCACGGCAAGCAGATCCGGGAGGCGGCCCGGCTGATGGCCGCGGCCCGTCGCCCGGTGCTGTACGTCGGCGGCGGCGTGCTCAAGGCCGGGGCCACCGAGGGGCTGCGCCGGCTGGCCGAGCTGACCGGGATCCCGGTGGTGACCACGCTGATGGCGCTCGGCGCGTTCCCCGACTCGCACCGCCAGCACCTGGGCATGCCCGGCATGCACGGCACCGTCGCCGCGGTCTACGGCCTCCAGAAGGCCGACCTGATCGTGGCGCTCGGCGCCCGCTTCGACGACCGGGTGACCGGCAAGCTGGACTCGTTCGCGCCGGACGCGACAGTGGTGCACGCCGACATCGATCCGGCCGAGATCGGCAAGAACCGGCACGCCGACGTGCCGATCGTGGGCGACGCGCGGCACGTGATCGACGAGTTGATCGCGGCGGTCGTCGCCGAGCGGGCCGCCCACCCCGCGGTCGACCTGGCCGACTGGTGGACCCAACTCGACGACCTGCGCGAGCGTTACCCGCTCGGCTTCGAGGAGCCGGCCGACGGCACGCTCTCCCCGCAGTACGTGATCAAGCGGCTGGGCGAGATCGCCGGCCCGGACGCGGTCTACGTCGCCGGCGTCGGGCAGCACCAGATGTGGGCCAGCCAGTTCATCTCGTACGAGAAGCCGAACACCTGGCTCAACTCCGGTGGCCTGGGCACGATGGGCTACGCCGTGCCGGCGGCGATGGGCGCCAAGGTGGGCCGGCCGGACACCACGGTGTGGGCGGTCGACGGTGACGGCTGCTTCCAGATGACCAACCAGGAGTTGGCCACCTGCGCGCTGGAGGGCATCCCGATCAAGGTCGCCGTGATCAACAACGGCAACCTGGGCATGGTCCGGCAGTGGCAGACCCTGTTCTACGGGGAGCGCTACTCCAACACCGAGCTGGGCACGCACAAGCACCGCATCCCCGATTTCGTCAAGCTCGCCGAGGCGCTCGGCTGCGTGGGGCTGCGCTGCGAGAACGCCGCCGACGTGGACAAGACCATCGAGGCGGCCATGGCGATCAACGACGCGCCCGTGGTCATCGACTTCGTGGTCGGCAAGGACGCGATGGTGTGGCCGATGGTGGCCGCCGGCACCAGCAACGACGAGATCATGTTCGCCCGGGGTGTCCGCCCGGCCTTCGACGAGGACGATATCTAA
- a CDS encoding bifunctional diguanylate cyclase/phosphodiesterase, translating to MQSSPGMVTVASLSALAAAGAVAMLAVSARRRGCPRRQAHLLLAVAGAAALLGLLLGLGGLLAAGDHWAHRQGQRTGWATLVSVSTTLAGLGLGAALLRLPGAAATRAATARLLLDGVIMATALWFVGWVAVSAPTRLLGAAAPVACLPILLATVSAALTVGLTVILVLRAAPPRGWLALLGAGAIAVTLGGLGVSAGLCQGGPGMLAAGAAVAAAGLLAVAVAGRHADATRFDVDLIRRDGEYAFVPMFAMAASAMYHLTQGGRFDGFGIVAGSAEGFALVARQYLALNDVRGYAVRLAEREAHFRELAHTDPLTGLANRRGLLRALHRCAETGVPCVLLGLDLDGFKNVNDMRGHDVGDAVLAEVGRRLRGNLRPGDLAARLGGDEFAVLMHGSAEPGPVAERLLGVLGRPYEQADGPVFLSVSIGVAGSPGDHDVELLLRNADLALRYAKQRGKNRIERYDATYDQLLSRRTRLEHELRGAIERNELRLVFQPVASLPSVRPVGAEALLRWHHPELGNVRPDEFIPLAEECGMIAKLGAWVLHQACYQLSRWLADGHDVWVSVNVSPRELHAPEYVVQVADALRVHHVPPQRLVLEVTEHAVATDLDELIRRLTALRLTGVRIALDDFGAGYSSLGQLRRLPIDILKIDHSLVAEHEPVRPVGREGPAFAPMVDIVMRLGHQLGLEVIAEGVTNPAELAAVVAAGCRFGQGALFGWGVPAEHLEAMLEAATAPGNRPAAVRPPPSPPPVRAPSPLLPRLRNNPPAPRPQMEASPQVAPGAEGAPAAEAPTSANQNVGSVDSSREMRQA from the coding sequence GTGCAGTCGTCCCCGGGGATGGTCACCGTCGCGTCGTTGAGCGCTCTCGCCGCGGCCGGCGCCGTCGCGATGCTCGCCGTGTCGGCCCGACGCCGCGGCTGCCCCCGCCGGCAGGCCCACCTGCTGCTCGCCGTCGCCGGTGCGGCCGCCCTGCTCGGCCTGCTCCTCGGCCTCGGCGGCCTGCTCGCCGCCGGCGACCACTGGGCGCACCGGCAGGGGCAGCGTACGGGCTGGGCGACGCTTGTGTCGGTCTCGACCACGCTGGCCGGGCTCGGCCTCGGGGCCGCCCTGCTCCGGCTGCCCGGCGCGGCGGCGACCCGGGCCGCCACCGCCCGACTGCTGCTCGACGGCGTGATCATGGCCACCGCGCTCTGGTTCGTCGGTTGGGTGGCCGTCAGCGCGCCGACCCGACTGCTCGGCGCGGCGGCGCCGGTCGCCTGCCTGCCCATCCTGCTGGCCACCGTCAGCGCGGCGCTCACCGTCGGGCTGACGGTGATCCTGGTGCTCCGGGCGGCCCCGCCGCGCGGCTGGCTGGCCCTGCTCGGCGCGGGGGCGATCGCGGTGACCCTCGGCGGACTGGGCGTGTCGGCCGGGCTCTGCCAGGGCGGCCCGGGCATGCTGGCGGCCGGCGCCGCGGTGGCCGCCGCCGGTCTGCTGGCGGTCGCCGTCGCCGGGCGCCACGCCGATGCGACGCGGTTCGACGTCGACCTGATCCGTCGCGACGGCGAGTACGCCTTCGTGCCGATGTTCGCCATGGCCGCCTCCGCGATGTACCACCTCACCCAGGGCGGCCGGTTCGACGGGTTCGGCATCGTGGCGGGCAGCGCCGAGGGGTTCGCGCTCGTGGCCCGGCAGTATCTGGCCCTCAACGACGTCCGCGGCTACGCCGTCCGGCTGGCCGAGCGGGAGGCGCACTTCCGTGAGCTGGCGCACACCGACCCGCTCACCGGCCTGGCCAACCGGCGCGGGCTGCTGCGTGCCCTGCACCGGTGCGCCGAGACCGGCGTGCCGTGCGTGCTGCTCGGGCTCGACCTGGACGGCTTCAAGAACGTCAACGACATGCGCGGGCACGACGTGGGTGACGCGGTGCTGGCCGAGGTGGGCCGGCGGCTGCGCGGCAACCTGCGCCCGGGTGACCTGGCCGCCCGGCTCGGCGGCGACGAGTTCGCGGTGCTGATGCACGGCTCGGCCGAGCCGGGGCCGGTGGCCGAGCGGCTGCTCGGGGTGCTCGGCCGACCGTACGAGCAGGCGGACGGGCCGGTCTTCCTCTCGGTCAGCATCGGGGTGGCCGGCAGCCCCGGTGACCACGACGTCGAGCTGCTGCTGCGCAACGCGGACCTGGCACTGCGCTACGCGAAGCAGCGCGGCAAGAACCGGATCGAGCGGTACGACGCGACGTACGACCAGTTGCTCAGCCGGCGCACCCGGTTGGAGCACGAGCTGCGTGGCGCGATCGAGCGGAACGAGCTGCGGCTGGTCTTCCAGCCGGTGGCCTCGCTGCCCTCGGTCCGGCCGGTCGGTGCCGAGGCGCTGCTCCGCTGGCACCACCCGGAGCTGGGCAACGTTCGGCCGGACGAGTTCATCCCGCTCGCCGAGGAGTGCGGGATGATCGCCAAGCTCGGCGCCTGGGTGTTGCACCAGGCCTGCTATCAGCTCTCCCGCTGGCTGGCCGACGGGCACGACGTGTGGGTGTCGGTGAACGTCTCGCCGCGCGAGCTGCACGCCCCGGAATACGTGGTCCAGGTCGCCGACGCGCTGCGCGTGCATCACGTACCGCCGCAGCGGCTGGTGCTGGAGGTCACCGAGCACGCGGTCGCCACCGACTTGGACGAGCTGATCCGGCGGCTCACCGCGTTGCGGCTGACCGGCGTACGGATCGCGCTCGACGACTTCGGCGCCGGCTACTCCTCGCTCGGGCAGCTGCGGCGGCTGCCGATCGACATCCTGAAGATCGACCACAGCCTGGTCGCCGAGCACGAGCCGGTCCGGCCGGTCGGTCGCGAGGGGCCGGCCTTCGCCCCGATGGTCGACATCGTCATGCGCCTCGGTCACCAGCTCGGCCTGGAGGTGATCGCCGAGGGGGTGACGAACCCGGCGGAGCTGGCCGCGGTGGTGGCCGCCGGCTGCCGGTTCGGTCAGGGCGCGCTCTTCGGCTGGGGGGTGCCGGCCGAGCACCTGGAGGCGATGCTGGAGGCGGCCACCGCGCCCGGCAACCGGCCCGCCGCGGTCCGGCCGCCGCCGTCGCCCCCACCGGTGCGCGCCCCGTCGCCGCTGCTGCCCAGGCTGCGGAACAATCCGCCCGCTCCGCGCCCGCAGATGGAGGCGTCGCCGCAGGTGGCGCCGGGTGCGGAGGGGGCGCCGGCGGCTGAGGCACCCACCTCGGCAAACCAGAATGTGGGATCAGTTGACTCATCGCGTGAGATGCGTCAGGCTTAG
- the ilvD gene encoding dihydroxy-acid dehydratase produces MPELRSRTSTHGRTMAGARALWRATGMTDDDFGKPIVAIANSFTQFVPGHVHLKDLGGLVADAVADAGGVGREFNTIAVDDGIAMGHGGMLYSLPSRELIADAVEYMVNAHCADALVCISNCDKITPGMLLAALRLNIPTVFVSGGPMEAGKTVAVEGVVHSKIDLIDAMIASSNEAVTDDQLGEIERSACPTCGSCSGMFTANSMNCLTEAIGLALPGNGSTLATHAARRSLFVEAGRTAVEIAKRWYDQDDASVLPRSIAGRPAFENAVALDVAMGGSTNTVLHLLAAAREAELDFDVADIDAISRRVPCLAKVAPNSPDYHMEDVHRAGGIPAILGEMDRAGLLHRDVRAVHSPNLQQWLADWDVRGGSATPEAVELFHAAPGGVRTTEPFSTTNRWSSLDTDAAGGCIRDREHAYSADGGLAILHGNLAPDGCVVKTAGVPEECLTFRGPAKVFESQDDAVTAILAKEIVAGDVVVIRYEGPKGGPGMQEMLYPTSFLKGRGLGRSCALLTDGRFSGGTSGLSIGHASPEAASGGLIALVCDGDEIVIDIPARSIELNVPADELEARRVAEEKRDRPYTPTDRQRPVSAALRAYASMATSASDGAYRRVPE; encoded by the coding sequence ATGCCTGAGCTGCGGTCGAGGACATCCACCCATGGTCGGACGATGGCCGGCGCCCGGGCCCTCTGGCGGGCCACCGGGATGACCGACGACGACTTCGGCAAGCCGATCGTCGCCATCGCGAACAGTTTCACCCAGTTCGTACCCGGTCATGTCCATCTCAAGGACCTCGGCGGCCTGGTCGCCGACGCGGTGGCCGACGCCGGCGGCGTGGGTCGGGAGTTCAACACGATCGCCGTCGACGACGGCATCGCCATGGGCCACGGCGGCATGCTCTACTCGCTGCCCAGCCGGGAGCTGATCGCCGACGCGGTGGAATACATGGTCAACGCGCACTGCGCGGACGCCCTGGTCTGCATCTCCAACTGCGACAAGATCACCCCGGGGATGCTGCTCGCCGCGCTGCGGCTGAACATCCCGACCGTCTTCGTCTCCGGCGGCCCGATGGAGGCCGGCAAGACGGTGGCCGTCGAGGGCGTCGTCCACTCCAAGATCGACCTGATCGACGCCATGATCGCCTCCTCCAACGAGGCGGTCACCGACGACCAGCTCGGCGAGATCGAACGCTCGGCCTGCCCGACCTGCGGCTCCTGCTCCGGCATGTTCACCGCCAACTCGATGAACTGCCTGACCGAGGCGATCGGCCTGGCGCTGCCCGGCAACGGGTCGACGCTCGCCACCCACGCCGCGCGCCGGTCGCTCTTCGTCGAGGCCGGCCGCACCGCCGTCGAGATCGCCAAGCGCTGGTACGACCAGGACGACGCCTCCGTGCTGCCCCGCTCGATCGCCGGGCGACCGGCGTTCGAGAACGCGGTCGCGCTCGACGTCGCCATGGGCGGCTCGACGAACACCGTGCTGCACCTGCTCGCCGCCGCCCGCGAGGCGGAGCTGGACTTCGACGTGGCCGACATCGACGCCATCTCCCGGCGGGTGCCGTGCCTGGCCAAGGTCGCCCCCAACTCGCCCGACTACCACATGGAGGACGTGCACCGGGCCGGCGGCATCCCGGCCATCCTCGGCGAGATGGACCGCGCCGGCCTGCTCCACCGCGACGTGCGCGCCGTGCACTCCCCCAACCTCCAGCAGTGGCTTGCCGACTGGGACGTCCGGGGCGGCTCGGCCACCCCCGAGGCGGTCGAGCTGTTCCACGCCGCGCCCGGCGGGGTGCGCACCACCGAGCCGTTCTCCACCACCAACCGCTGGTCGTCGCTTGATACCGACGCCGCCGGCGGCTGCATCCGGGACCGCGAACACGCCTACAGCGCCGACGGCGGGCTGGCCATCCTGCACGGCAACCTGGCGCCGGACGGCTGCGTGGTGAAGACCGCCGGCGTGCCCGAGGAATGCCTGACCTTCCGCGGGCCGGCGAAGGTCTTCGAGTCGCAGGACGACGCGGTGACCGCCATCCTGGCCAAGGAGATCGTCGCCGGGGACGTCGTGGTGATCCGTTACGAGGGCCCCAAGGGCGGCCCCGGCATGCAGGAGATGCTCTACCCCACCTCGTTCCTCAAGGGTCGCGGGTTGGGGCGGTCCTGCGCACTGCTCACCGACGGCCGGTTCTCCGGCGGCACCTCCGGCCTGTCCATCGGACACGCCTCCCCCGAGGCCGCCTCCGGCGGGCTGATCGCCCTCGTGTGCGACGGCGACGAGATCGTCATCGACATCCCGGCCCGCTCCATCGAGCTGAACGTGCCCGCCGACGAGTTGGAGGCGCGCCGGGTCGCCGAGGAGAAGCGCGACCGCCCCTACACCCCCACGGACCGGCAGCGCCCGGTGTCGGCCGCGCTGCGCGCGTACGCCTCGATGGCCACCTCAGCCAGCGACGGCGCCTACCGCCGCGTCCCGGAGTAG
- a CDS encoding ISAs1 family transposase, translated as MPALPSSLISSLSHAPALTVPETAGGLPEALAGLPDPRARRGVRHRLTVVVTAAVCAVVAGYRSYAAIAEWIADVPAETALALGMTADRRPSEAMIRRLLQAMDPQLLTTAIGVWLADRSTATTPQAIAVDGKALRGSRTPNTPARHVMTACDQSTGVVLASIDVDGKTNEITRFAPLLDQLADLRDTVITADALHCQREHVTYLAERGAHWILTVKGNQPHLHAQLTALPWRAVPDATRDTDRGHGRREIRSCKILSVSTGIDLPHAAQAIQIRRRRRRLDQPKRFTTETVYAITDLRVHQAKPTQLAAWTRGHWSIENKVHWIRDVTYDEDRSQIRTGTGPEVMAALRNAAIGALRLTGVTNIAAANRHHARDSTRPLALLGIT; from the coding sequence ATGCCCGCGCTGCCATCATCGCTGATCTCGTCCTTGTCCCATGCACCGGCTCTGACCGTGCCGGAAACCGCTGGTGGGCTTCCCGAAGCGCTCGCTGGTCTACCTGATCCACGGGCCCGGCGAGGTGTCCGGCACCGGCTGACCGTCGTGGTCACCGCAGCGGTGTGCGCCGTGGTCGCTGGCTACCGCTCGTACGCCGCGATCGCTGAGTGGATCGCCGACGTGCCGGCCGAGACGGCTCTCGCCCTGGGCATGACGGCCGACCGGCGCCCATCGGAGGCGATGATCCGCCGGCTGTTGCAGGCCATGGACCCCCAGCTACTGACCACGGCAATCGGCGTCTGGCTCGCCGACCGCAGCACCGCGACGACCCCACAGGCGATCGCCGTCGACGGCAAGGCCCTGCGCGGCTCCCGCACCCCCAACACCCCGGCCCGGCATGTGATGACCGCCTGCGACCAGAGCACCGGTGTGGTCCTTGCCAGCATCGACGTCGACGGCAAGACCAACGAGATCACCCGCTTCGCGCCGCTGCTCGACCAACTCGCCGACCTCCGCGACACCGTGATCACCGCCGATGCCCTGCACTGCCAACGCGAGCACGTCACCTACCTCGCCGAACGCGGCGCCCACTGGATCCTGACCGTCAAAGGCAACCAACCCCACCTGCACGCCCAGCTCACCGCACTGCCCTGGCGGGCAGTCCCGGACGCCACCCGCGACACCGACCGCGGACACGGCCGCCGCGAGATCCGCAGCTGCAAGATCCTGAGCGTCTCCACCGGCATCGACCTCCCACACGCCGCCCAAGCCATCCAGATCCGCCGCCGCAGACGCCGCCTGGACCAGCCGAAACGCTTCACCACCGAAACCGTCTACGCCATCACCGACCTCCGCGTCCACCAGGCGAAACCAACACAACTGGCAGCGTGGACCCGCGGGCACTGGTCAATCGAGAACAAGGTCCACTGGATCCGCGACGTCACCTACGACGAAGACCGCTCCCAGATCCGCACCGGCACCGGACCCGAAGTCATGGCCGCCCTCCGCAACGCCGCCATCGGCGCCCTACGCCTGACCGGCGTCACCAACATCGCCGCCGCCAACCGACACCACGCCCGCGACAGCACCCGACCACTGGCACTACTCGGCATCACCTGA
- a CDS encoding helix-turn-helix transcriptional regulator encodes MTLDAAAEALECSRQKVWRIESGLGSARGVDVRAMCQLYDANAELTGALAALASETKAKGWWHAYGDAIPDWFELYVSLEQSANRIRRYDEALVPGLLQTRAYAFSVYQHRSEVTEEERERLVEVRLQRQTLLTRRLPPAPKMDVVVSEAALLRVVGDRETMAEQLRHLLTVSERPNVRIRVLPLSAGLHRGVEAGTFVMLEFPPGTRATPEPPVIYSESWTGALYLDRPEEFAAYENIWAGLGQLVLDEGQSRQLINKIIGEVHHG; translated from the coding sequence GTGACGCTCGACGCGGCGGCCGAGGCGCTGGAGTGCAGCCGGCAGAAGGTGTGGCGGATCGAGAGCGGCCTCGGGTCGGCGCGTGGGGTGGATGTGCGGGCGATGTGCCAGCTCTACGACGCGAACGCGGAACTGACCGGCGCACTCGCCGCCCTGGCCAGCGAGACGAAGGCGAAAGGTTGGTGGCACGCCTACGGCGACGCCATCCCGGACTGGTTCGAGCTGTACGTGAGCCTGGAACAGTCCGCCAACCGGATACGACGGTACGACGAGGCGCTTGTCCCGGGCCTGTTGCAGACTCGCGCATACGCTTTCTCGGTATACCAGCACCGCAGCGAGGTAACTGAGGAAGAGCGGGAACGGCTCGTAGAGGTCAGGTTGCAGCGGCAGACCCTCCTTACCAGGCGGCTACCGCCCGCGCCGAAGATGGATGTCGTGGTTTCCGAGGCTGCGCTGCTCCGCGTGGTCGGCGACCGGGAGACGATGGCTGAACAACTCCGCCACCTGCTCACAGTCAGCGAACGGCCCAACGTCCGCATCAGGGTTCTGCCGCTCTCTGCGGGCCTGCATCGGGGCGTCGAGGCAGGCACGTTCGTCATGCTGGAATTTCCGCCCGGGACTCGGGCCACGCCTGAACCACCAGTGATCTACAGCGAGTCATGGACCGGCGCGCTATATCTGGACCGTCCGGAAGAGTTCGCCGCCTACGAGAACATCTGGGCGGGGCTCGGTCAGCTCGTCCTCGATGAAGGACAATCGAGGCAACTGATCAACAAGATCATCGGGGAGGTCCACCATGGCTGA
- a CDS encoding DUF397 domain-containing protein — MADLTGAQWRKSTRSGSNGGDCVEVADNLPGVVAVRDSKNPAGPVLTFTPAAWTTFTAQTRRTR, encoded by the coding sequence ATGGCTGATCTGACCGGAGCCCAGTGGCGCAAGAGCACACGCAGCGGCAGCAACGGCGGCGACTGTGTCGAGGTCGCCGACAACCTGCCCGGCGTGGTCGCCGTACGCGACAGCAAGAACCCGGCAGGGCCGGTCCTCACCTTCACCCCCGCCGCCTGGACCACCTTCACCGCCCAGACCAGACGCACCCGCTGA